Proteins found in one Penaeus vannamei isolate JL-2024 chromosome 29, ASM4276789v1, whole genome shotgun sequence genomic segment:
- the LOC138867341 gene encoding uncharacterized protein (The sequence of the model RefSeq protein was modified relative to this genomic sequence to represent the inferred CDS: added 64 bases not found in genome assembly) — translation MLGVECERTLLVFSVVAKGACDVVYFFCICFSVLRFDLPVLSVSPSVRLFLLFLVLSVFSHLVLPVPPFVRLFLLPFLSVYSSFWFTCSFCLLLFVCFSYSLYSSSSFVCSSCASFYHSLLSVPLFIVCSRNLCSVSLYSFCSCLCLFLSPGLSVSFHSSVLSVSSSRPFIPASFHSLFFLSLFLCLLLSIYSFCLSFHPSVLSVQPYISLFLSVSPPVRLFFLLVGCYLYSPILSICSFCSSFYPFDFSVSYSSVLSVSFYSIPLSLLSLLFLLFFFLFLSLSSPFYAYVLSVLLFISIFSQCHSCVCSCISSILPVLLILLTSPSAPSSTLLLILSLSLPSISCPSSSPLLLFASPSLSFFL, via the exons ATGCTGGGCGTGGAATGTGAGCGTACCTTGCTTGTGTTTAGTGTTGTTGCAAAAGGTGCCTGCGAT gtcgtctattttttctgtatctgtttctctgttcttCGTTTTGATTTACCTgttctttctgtgtctccttctgttcgtctgtttctcctatttcttgttctttctgttttttcccatTTAGTTCTTCCTGTGCCTCCTTTTGTTCGACTGTTTCtgcttccctttctgtctgtctattcctctttttggttcacctgttctttctgtctcctcttgttCGTgtgtttctcttactctctctactcttcctcttcgttcGTCTGTTCTTCATGTgcctctttttatcattctcttctttctgtgcCTCTTTTTATCGTCTGTTCTCGTAATCTCTGTTCTGtctccctttattctttctgttcttgtttgtGCCTCTTTCTATCGCCtggtttatctgtctctttccattcgtccgttctttctgtctcctcctctcgtccGTTTATCCCTGCATCTTTCCAttctttgttctttctgtctctctttttgtgcctccttttatccatctattctttctgtttatcctttcatccgtctgttctttctgttcaACCTTATattagtctttttctctctgtgtctcctcctgTTCGTCTGTTCTTCCTTCTAGTCGGCTGTTATCTGTATTCTCCCATTTTATCCAtctgttctttctgttcctctttctatccgtttgatttctctgtctcctattcatctgttctctctgtctccttttattcgattcctctctctctcttatcccttttatttcttctgttcttctttttattcctctccctctcttctccattttatgcatatgttctttctgttcttctttttattagtatATTCTCTCAGTGCCATTCCTGCGTCTGCTCTTGTATCTCTTCCATTCTACctgtccttctcattctcctcacgtctccttccgctccttcttctaccctcctccttatcctctccctctctctcccctcca